A single window of Thalassoroseus pseudoceratinae DNA harbors:
- the nrfH gene encoding cytochrome c nitrite reductase small subunit, protein MADSAPEQPPRPPFFRALFSSSAAAIVLCVLLGTLSGVGTFTFGYGQGASYLSNDPKGCANCHVMQEYFDTWQNSSHHHVAVCNDCHLSHHPIGKWVTKADNGFFHSLAFTLQNYDEPIEIKPRNRRVTQNACLDCHQDVVHAMLPTSSVGDGSQYETQSCVHCHSNVGHAFHPISSQSVRD, encoded by the coding sequence TTGGCTGATTCGGCTCCTGAACAACCACCACGTCCGCCGTTTTTTCGCGCGTTGTTTTCATCGTCAGCGGCAGCGATCGTGTTGTGTGTGCTGCTCGGGACACTTTCGGGCGTGGGAACATTCACGTTCGGCTATGGTCAAGGAGCAAGCTATCTCAGTAACGATCCAAAGGGGTGTGCGAACTGTCATGTGATGCAGGAGTACTTCGATACTTGGCAGAACAGTAGCCATCATCACGTCGCGGTTTGCAACGACTGTCATTTATCGCATCATCCGATCGGTAAATGGGTGACGAAAGCCGACAACGGATTCTTTCACTCGCTTGCCTTCACGCTGCAAAATTACGATGAACCCATTGAAATCAAACCGCGAAATCGGCGAGTGACTCAAAACGCGTGTCTTGATTGTCATCAGGATGTGGTACACGCCATGTTGCCCACTTCATCGGTGGGTGACGGATCACAGTACGAGACACAGTCCTGCGTGCATTGCCATTCCAATGTTGGTCACGCGTTTCACCCGATTTCTTCGCAGTCAGTTCGCGACTAG
- a CDS encoding efflux RND transporter periplasmic adaptor subunit encodes MHTDETSAVSSLPNTTPKPHRRRVFVAFTGIAALSGIGFLTSSQSSAETASGLSQEPQTEAVAEPPKYDVLRPTPGGLTRRLEMTGTIEPFESTELFARVPGYLKSSHVEIGDVVRQGQILAELDAPELLKDVERCRALLQQAESRVIQSEARLATSRAERLAKSAQTEQVAAQVAAATAQTSLQSKMLTRIRNLADQNAVEQKLVDEHVHRWESAKADEQEAEAAAAVAEAELVALDTRIQQAEADLKAAEADVRVARAELARAEVLSSFTAIKAPFDGVVTQRNFDRGAFVRPATAGAKQSLFRIARTDHMRVVVRIPNPDVPFVQSGQSVQVQVDGLLGQTLEAKICRVAQHQDRRTRTMRAEIDLPNTEGNLVAGMYGSVTLTIPALPDAVTIPESSIVARTHPNQATVVIIKDEQQELRPVTIGRTADGQVEVLSNLKLEDVLLSNPPS; translated from the coding sequence ATGCACACTGATGAGACTTCCGCCGTATCCTCCCTGCCAAATACCACACCGAAACCTCATCGTCGCCGAGTCTTTGTCGCATTCACCGGGATTGCCGCTCTGAGCGGAATTGGCTTCTTGACTAGTAGCCAATCGTCCGCCGAAACGGCATCCGGGTTGTCACAGGAACCGCAGACCGAAGCGGTTGCTGAGCCACCCAAATACGACGTGCTTCGTCCAACGCCGGGCGGTCTAACACGTCGGCTCGAAATGACCGGCACGATCGAACCATTTGAATCGACAGAACTGTTCGCACGCGTGCCGGGCTACCTCAAGTCCTCTCACGTCGAGATCGGTGACGTTGTCCGTCAGGGGCAAATCCTCGCGGAGCTAGATGCTCCGGAGTTGCTCAAAGACGTGGAACGCTGTCGTGCGTTGTTGCAGCAAGCCGAAAGCCGAGTTATTCAATCGGAAGCGAGACTCGCAACCTCACGAGCAGAGCGACTGGCCAAGTCGGCACAAACCGAACAAGTCGCGGCTCAAGTCGCCGCCGCCACAGCTCAAACAAGTTTGCAGAGCAAGATGCTCACGCGGATTCGCAATTTGGCAGATCAAAATGCCGTGGAACAAAAGCTCGTCGATGAGCATGTCCATCGGTGGGAATCCGCCAAAGCCGACGAGCAGGAAGCCGAAGCGGCCGCCGCGGTCGCCGAAGCGGAGTTAGTCGCCCTGGACACTCGCATCCAGCAAGCCGAAGCCGATCTAAAAGCCGCTGAAGCGGACGTTCGTGTTGCTCGAGCAGAACTGGCCCGAGCGGAAGTCCTGAGTAGTTTCACTGCGATCAAAGCACCGTTCGACGGTGTGGTCACTCAGCGAAACTTCGATCGTGGAGCATTCGTTCGCCCCGCGACTGCAGGGGCCAAACAGTCTCTGTTCCGCATCGCCCGGACGGATCACATGCGAGTCGTCGTGCGAATTCCCAACCCCGACGTCCCCTTTGTGCAGTCCGGCCAATCGGTGCAAGTCCAGGTGGACGGGCTTCTCGGCCAAACCCTTGAGGCAAAGATCTGCCGAGTCGCTCAGCATCAAGATCGACGCACCCGCACGATGCGAGCGGAAATTGATCTCCCGAATACCGAAGGCAACCTCGTCGCGGGGATGTACGGCTCCGTGACGCTCACCATCCCGGCGTTGCCGGATGCCGTCACGATTCCGGAGTCGTCAATCGTCGCCCGCACACATCCCAACCAAGCGACGGTCGTGATCATTAAAGACGAGCAGCAAGAGCTTCGCCCTGTGACCATCGGCCGTACTGCCGACGGCCAAGTGGAAGTGCTGTCCAACTTGAAATTAGAAGATGTCTTGCTGAGCAATCCGCCTTCGTAA
- a CDS encoding ammonia-forming cytochrome c nitrite reductase subunit c552 — MSSAGRPTLRWMALLTVVVSVATFGVTALLINIFQRKQEARTPTVKVVEVTEATTDPKPWGLNYPVQYETYLRTSDNEWTDYGGNHALPPSKLESDPWLKRLYAGYAFSIDYREARGHGHMLFDQEVTKRVTEVQQAGACLHCHASIIPTYRRIGLEAMGQEATPESIADGFHKDAVIAGFEAVSQKKYEEVHAELLKTPDSFGNPAEFKDPHMGDAHPVSCVDCHDPKTMTIRVTRPGFFEGIAKLAESDDPVPHLPSIQKWRDSDRSTPYDPNELATRQEMRSFVCGQCHVEYYCANKMTLTFPWSNGLKMEDLEAEWESTRFEGDEPFYDYVHKETGTKVFKAQHPEFELWSQGIHARAGVSCSDCHMPYEKQGATKFSTHWVRSPMLNVNRACQVCHRVPEKELVARVETIQDRTRSLIDRAAAAMTDMLDAIIAAQKAGATEEELKPIRDLQRKAMWRLDYISSENSKGFHADQEAARILGESIDYSRQAQAAAYKLVGKSDEGSD, encoded by the coding sequence ATGAGTTCCGCAGGCAGACCGACGCTTCGTTGGATGGCATTGTTGACGGTCGTGGTGTCTGTCGCCACGTTTGGTGTGACAGCATTGCTGATCAACATTTTTCAACGGAAGCAAGAGGCTCGTACGCCGACGGTGAAAGTCGTGGAAGTCACGGAAGCCACCACGGATCCCAAGCCTTGGGGGCTCAATTATCCCGTGCAATACGAGACGTATCTACGAACTTCCGACAATGAATGGACCGACTATGGCGGCAATCACGCATTGCCACCGAGCAAGTTGGAATCGGACCCGTGGTTGAAACGTCTCTACGCCGGTTATGCCTTTAGCATTGATTACCGCGAAGCCCGCGGGCATGGCCATATGCTTTTTGATCAGGAAGTCACCAAACGGGTGACCGAAGTTCAGCAGGCGGGGGCGTGTCTGCATTGCCATGCGTCTATTATCCCGACGTACCGCCGGATTGGTCTGGAAGCGATGGGGCAAGAGGCCACTCCCGAGAGCATCGCGGATGGTTTTCATAAAGACGCCGTAATCGCGGGGTTCGAAGCAGTCAGTCAGAAGAAGTATGAAGAAGTGCATGCGGAACTTCTGAAAACACCGGACAGTTTCGGTAACCCGGCGGAGTTCAAAGATCCGCACATGGGAGACGCCCATCCGGTTTCATGTGTGGATTGTCATGATCCGAAGACGATGACGATTCGCGTCACACGACCTGGCTTTTTCGAGGGGATTGCGAAACTCGCTGAAAGTGACGACCCGGTTCCTCACTTGCCGAGTATCCAAAAATGGCGGGATTCGGACCGATCAACCCCGTATGACCCCAATGAACTCGCGACCCGTCAGGAGATGCGGAGCTTCGTCTGTGGGCAGTGTCACGTTGAGTACTACTGTGCCAATAAGATGACGCTGACCTTTCCGTGGAGCAACGGTCTCAAAATGGAAGACTTGGAAGCCGAATGGGAGTCGACGCGATTCGAAGGGGACGAGCCATTCTACGATTATGTTCACAAAGAGACTGGCACGAAGGTGTTCAAGGCTCAACATCCCGAGTTTGAACTGTGGAGCCAAGGTATTCACGCGAGAGCCGGCGTGAGTTGCAGCGACTGTCACATGCCCTATGAAAAACAGGGAGCGACAAAGTTCAGCACGCACTGGGTTCGCAGTCCAATGCTCAATGTGAACCGTGCGTGTCAAGTTTGCCATCGTGTCCCCGAGAAGGAACTCGTCGCACGAGTTGAGACAATCCAAGATCGGACACGATCGTTGATTGATCGAGCGGCCGCTGCAATGACCGACATGCTGGACGCCATCATCGCGGCTCAGAAAGCCGGAGCGACCGAGGAAGAGTTGAAACCGATTCGTGACTTGCAACGCAAGGCGATGTGGCGGCTGGATTATATCAGTAGCGAGAACTCGAAAGGCTTTCATGCGGACCAAGAAGCCGCGCGGATTCTTGGCGAGTCCATTGACTACAGTCGCCAAGCTCAAGCCGCCGCCTACAAGTTGGTAGGCAAGTCGGATGAAGGCTCCGACTGA